Proteins encoded by one window of Homo sapiens chromosome 10, GRCh38.p14 Primary Assembly:
- the ZWINT gene encoding outer kinetochore KNL1 complex subunit ZWINT isoform b (isoform b is encoded by transcript variant 3) has protein sequence MEAAETEAEAAALEVLAEVAGILEPVGLQEEAELPAKILVEFVVDSQKKDKLLCSQLQVADFLQNILAQEDTAKGLDPLASEDTSRQKAIAAKEQWKELKATYREHVEAIKIGLTKALTQMEEAQRKRTQLREAFEQLQAKKQMAMEKRRAVQNQWQLQQEKHLQHLAEVSAEGKLLFPEAEAEAENLPDDKPQQPTRPQEQSTGDTMGRDPGVSFKAVGLQPAGDVNLP, from the exons ATGGAGGCAGCGGAGACAGAGGCGGAAGCTGCAGCCCTAGA GGTCCTGGCTGAGGTGGCAGGCATCTTGGAACCTGTAGGCCTGCAGGAGGAGGCAGAACTGCCAGCCAAGATCCTGGTTGAGTTTGTGGTG GACTCTCAGAAGAAAGACAAGCTGCTCTGCAGCCAGCTTCAGGTAGCGGATTTCCTGCAGAACATCCTGGCTCAGGAGGACACTGCTAAGGGTCTCGACCCCTTGGCTTCTGAAGACACGAGCC GACAGAAGGCAATTGCAGCTAAGGAACAATGGAAAGAGCTGAAGGCCACCTACAGGGAGCACGTAGAGGCCATCAAAATTGGCCTCACCAAGGCCCTGACTCAGATGGAGGAAGCCCAGAGGAAACGGACACAACTCCGGGAAGCCTTTGAGCAGCTCCAGGCCAAG AAACAAATGGCCATGGAGAAACGCAGAGCAGTCCAGAACCAGTGGCAGCTACAACAG GAGAAGCATCTGCAGCATCTGGCGGAGGTTTCTGCAGAG GGTAAGCTGTTGTtccctgaggctgaggctgaggcagagaatcttCCAGATGATAAACCCCAGCAGCCGACTCGACCCCAGGAGCAGAGTACAGGAGACACCATGGGGAGAGACCCTGGTGTGTCCTTCAAG GCTGTTGGTCTACAACCTGCTGGAGATGTAAATTTGCCATGA
- the ZWINT gene encoding outer kinetochore KNL1 complex subunit ZWINT isoform a (isoform a is encoded by transcript variant 2) produces the protein MEAAETEAEAAALEVLAEVAGILEPVGLQEEAELPAKILVEFVVDSQKKDKLLCSQLQVADFLQNILAQEDTAKGLDPLASEDTSRQKAIAAKEQWKELKATYREHVEAIKIGLTKALTQMEEAQRKRTQLREAFEQLQAKKQMAMEKRRAVQNQWQLQQEKHLQHLAEVSAEVRERKTGTQQELDRVFQKLGNLKQQAEQERDKLQRYQTFLQLLYTLQGKLLFPEAEAEAENLPDDKPQQPTRPQEQSTGDTMGRDPGVSFKAVGLQPAGDVNLP, from the exons ATGGAGGCAGCGGAGACAGAGGCGGAAGCTGCAGCCCTAGA GGTCCTGGCTGAGGTGGCAGGCATCTTGGAACCTGTAGGCCTGCAGGAGGAGGCAGAACTGCCAGCCAAGATCCTGGTTGAGTTTGTGGTG GACTCTCAGAAGAAAGACAAGCTGCTCTGCAGCCAGCTTCAGGTAGCGGATTTCCTGCAGAACATCCTGGCTCAGGAGGACACTGCTAAGGGTCTCGACCCCTTGGCTTCTGAAGACACGAGCC GACAGAAGGCAATTGCAGCTAAGGAACAATGGAAAGAGCTGAAGGCCACCTACAGGGAGCACGTAGAGGCCATCAAAATTGGCCTCACCAAGGCCCTGACTCAGATGGAGGAAGCCCAGAGGAAACGGACACAACTCCGGGAAGCCTTTGAGCAGCTCCAGGCCAAG AAACAAATGGCCATGGAGAAACGCAGAGCAGTCCAGAACCAGTGGCAGCTACAACAG GAGAAGCATCTGCAGCATCTGGCGGAGGTTTCTGCAGAGGTGAGGGAGCGTAAGACAGGGACTCAGCAGGAGCTTGACAGGGTGTTTCAGAAACTTGGAAACCTGAAGCAGCAGGCAGAACAGGAGCGGGACAAGCTGCAGAG GTATCAGACCTTCCTCCAGCTTCTGTATACCCTGCAGGGTAAGCTGTTGTtccctgaggctgaggctgaggcagagaatcttCCAGATGATAAACCCCAGCAGCCGACTCGACCCCAGGAGCAGAGTACAGGAGACACCATGGGGAGAGACCCTGGTGTGTCCTTCAAG GCTGTTGGTCTACAACCTGCTGGAGATGTAAATTTGCCATGA